CCACAAAGAGGATGCCAACTCAAGCAGGTCTTTCATATAAAAGCACATATTTGTATAACCCAAAGCAGTTAGGCTATGGAGTAGAAGAATGAAGAAATTTTGAGCAACATGTTGGACAAATGAAACTTTCTAAGGACACATTTTCTGACTTACAATCATACAGGGGCTAAAACTAACAGGGGTGATGTCGCTTCAACATATCAAAATCATAGAAGCTGgacttcaacttcttttgaccTACGAACATCATACATCCTGGAGTTCAACTTCTTTTGACCTACGAACATCATACATCCTTGAGTTCAACTTTTCCTTGATACACACTCAATAACTGAGGTACTTCATCTATATATCTGGCCACAAACCTCTCCAAGAAGCCTTTCTCCGCAGGGCTCAACAGAGAACACAAACTAACATTTTCGACATCCTTTAGCAATCCTTTCGCCAACAAAACTTTAACAACCGAACACCTAGGGATAATTCTCTTTTCCAAACTGTAACAAAGGACTATTGGGTATTTGGCAATTGTAGTTGACGACCATCCCATCTTGTTCACTAAAAAATCCATTACTTGCATTATTTTCTCCTCCGACGTAATCATACACTGCGGGTTCTTCCTGAAAGCAGTGAGAGCGTCATCCTCTGACCAACCCCAATTCTTATAAACTTCTTGATTTCGATTGCATCTAACCTTACTCTTACCACACAATGCACGCATTGCCATCAGAAAAGTTACTTTTCCCAGGTCAAAACCCATTTTCTTAACCTCGTCCACAACTTGACAAAACTCTTTAGGCTTTAGCATTAAAGTGCATGGATAATAAGCTATCAACCGAGAAATGCAGAATTGGGACATACCTAATTCTCTCAAAATCCGAATTTTCGGCTCCACCTTCTTGGAGTGGCCTTCCACAAAGATCCACGAGCCGTGCTTCAACACAGATGCGACATTTTTCTCAGAAAGCAAACTCCTAAGGAAATTATAAGTGGGTAAAATCCGATTTTCCAAGCTTGTGGTCAAAAGCTGCGGCATGTATGACAGAGTTATTGCAAGATCCTGCCTTGAAACTCCAATAGACCTGAAAAACTCAAGCTTCGGCAAAAGGGTTTCCTCAGGATCCAATTGAAGAACTTCTGAGCGATTCCTAACGATGTTTGTAATCTGGGTTTCAGAGAGTCCATGGTTTCTGAGAATGGCCAGAACGGCGTCTGCTCTTTCCGGCGATCGTAGCTTCACTCTCTTGGATGCTGAAATTGCATTTTTTGGTGACACCCCACATGAGTTTATGAGGTAATTAACTGAGaatttgggttggatttctgaGGTGAAATGTCTGCAGAGTAGCAGATTTTGAAGAGGAAAAAGTGAGGGTTGGGGATCTCCAGAGACAAACCGTTGAGTTGTGGAAGCAACTATACAAGAAGACTGCGAATAACCAAATCTCAGGGACTTCAATTTGTAGAGTGCAGCCATTTGGGGTGCCGATGATTGATCAATTTCAATTGGAAAAAGCCCCAAAACCCTAGCGGGTGGAACTACGGCTGGATAAATTATAAAagtgggtaaattacattttcataCTTAAGGTTTGGGGcctatttcaattccttacaatatCTTCagaacatttcactttcataccttaagtattattttatttcaaaataatacatcaattacattttccatccatggatctgttaagtgctgacgtagCTACTAAATATAtgtcacgtggctgccaaatgtgcgTCACATGACAAAAAtagttatttttaaatattttttaaaaaacctgaattttcaaaatataaaaaaaaaaaacccatcgcCGACCCACCCTCTTCTCCCATCCCCCATCACCCCTCCCAAAAATCCCCTATCACCCACCCTCAAAAATCCCACTCAAGATTAGGTGGATCTACCACAAAACCAGTTCAAAAATCATCTCAAACTCAAAAATCCCAAGATGAATTTACCACAAAACCACCCGAGATTAGGTGTGATTTTGGGTCTCTATGCAAGGGAGGTGGGTCGCGGGGTGGGGAGGTGGGGAGGGataatgggttttttttttttgttgagaaaattcgagtttttttaaaaaaaaattgccacgtggcacacatttggtagCCACGTTAGCACTTAACGGattcatggatggaaaatgtaacggatgtattattttgaaataaaatagtacttaaggtatgaaagtgtaatttacccattatAGAAAAACTGAAACTGACCCTTTCCACTCCCAAATATATTATAAAGATTTCCTTAATACTCATGTAAAATATTTCGAGAAGATAAAAAATTTGTATTGTTTATAAAAAACGTAGATTAACACTCATGGTTTTCAGACAGTTTTGCAAATTCATACATTTATTACCattcaatctatttattttcagcTTTGCTTCAcagtgaagttttgaaaattaaggtaaGACTTTCCTTTGAGATTCTTCTGTGAAACcccatttgacaatgttttggGCCTCCCTACTATATTTCTTACTAATTTGTTAGTTTTCCaattaaatattctactaaatatacatttgtagctcaataatttgaatttttgcgaaaataaaaagttatccATGTTTTAAATCTCACTAATGCTCAGgaaaatattttgtaaattttttttttttattttgtcaaaaaacATGGGTATTAGGCAAACTCGACGCACGCAAAACAAGGCAAACTCAACTCATGTAGAACGAGGCAAACCATAACACTCAAAACAAGGAGGCTTCGCTCACAGAAAACGACTGACATGCAACACGAGGCGAGATACTTCGCATAAATCAAGGCTAGCTTGCACCCAGAAAACTAGGCTGACCCTGTACACTCCAAAACGATGTAGGTTCCATGGATGTAAAAAATGGCGAGCTTCTGGCACGTAAAACAATGCGAACACCTTACATGGAGAAGAAGGTGAACCCAAGCACACAAGATGAGGTGCTCTTTGTGTAACGACTCATCCCAATTATTacgaattttataattttaaaatgtgaaattatgaaaatgcccttcgaggcaaatacgttgacttttgttgaccgccTTGTCGTGTCACGCAAATGGAatgtaatttggagttataacaaagaaattaTAAACGAACAAAATTGATGGCATAATGGTCATTTGACCATAAATCTAGACGGCTCCAAATTTTGTTGGAGCATCTATCtggtgccacgtgtgtggctgagATGGAAATAATAGGAGAGCAAGGTGGGAGGAAGCGGCCCAATCGGGGAAAAGATGAGGATAATGAACCAATGGGAGAGGAaagaaatgagggaaatgagggTAGGGAGGAATCAGGCAACCCGGACCTCCCTTCAACCCTAGTGACCCAACTCGACAGAATTCATGGTTCCTGATGCTTTCTCTGACCAAATTCCGACAAATTAAGCCGTGACACCACCTAGAACCAACTCCACAACCTTCCCTCTACCTATTACACCccaatattaaatatatttggCCTTGATTCTGTGAAACCCGCACAGTGGGTGCAATGGGTTCAAGGGCGGCGATCTGTCGTTTTTGAATGTGTTGTGGTTGACCACCACCTTGGTTCAACTCATCTTGAGGCCAGGAACAAACCTCGAAACCATTTTGGGGGCGGCGAAGCGATGGAATAAACGAATTGAAGCTCACCCTGGGTTTTCCGATGAATTGAGGGTGATTTGAGATGTTTCCCGGCCGAATTGGACTTTGGCCAAGGTATGAAAGTTATTCCTCTCATTGAGATTTT
This region of Malus domestica chromosome 07, GDT2T_hap1 genomic DNA includes:
- the LOC103438607 gene encoding transcription termination factor MTEF1, chloroplastic-like is translated as MAALYKLKSLRFGYSQSSCIVASTTQRFVSGDPQPSLFPLQNLLLCRHFTSEIQPKFSVNYLINSCGVSPKNAISASKRVKLRSPERADAVLAILRNHGLSETQITNIVRNRSEVLQLDPEETLLPKLEFFRSIGVSRQDLAITLSYMPQLLTTSLENRILPTYNFLRSLLSEKNVASVLKHGSWIFVEGHSKKVEPKIRILRELGTERLDRRFLHSA